Genomic segment of Kibdelosporangium phytohabitans:
GTGCGATCTCGGCGGGTGTGCCCTCAAGCACCCGCAGGACCGGCTGGACACCGTGCTCCTCCCGCTGGGAATCGACGAACTCCACCTTCACCGCGACGGACGGTCCAGCTCCGCCGCGAAGAAAGACGCCGCTGACTTCAGGATCTGGTTCGCCCGGCGCAACTCACGCACCTCACGCTCCAACTCCGCGACCCTGGCCCCCTCGGCCGAGGTCGTTCCCGGCCGTGTCCCCTCGTCGGTCTCGGCCTGCTTCACCCACGTCCGCAACGCCTCCGGATGCACACCCAACTGATCAGCGATCCGCTTGATCGCCCCACCCGCCGACACCGGATCTCGCCTGGCCTCAACCGCCAGACGCGTCGCCCGCTCCCGCAACTCATCCGGGTACTTCCGTGGTGCCGCCATGACTGTCAATCCTCCGGGTGTTCGATGTCTCCATCAAACCCGGGGCGGGACAGTTGACCGGCCTGGAGCGGGTCGTGCTCGCGTTGTTCGTGTTTGTGCTGCTTGGGTTCGGGATTCGGTTGG
This window contains:
- a CDS encoding transposase, which codes for MAAPRKYPDELRERATRLAVEARRDPVSAGGAIKRIADQLGVHPEALRTWVKQAETDEGTRPGTTSAEGARVAELEREVRELRRANQILKSAASFFAAELDRPSR